ttttaaatgaaatcgtAAATAACAATGCAGGATTTTTCGTGGGTTGAATTTGATTAGGTGACGATCGaagtcgttaaaaaatattcataaattcatttttaaattaaaaattaaatttttaacagttttatacttaaaattatttttttattattattttttttattttataactttttattaattaattttgatttaagattcttataattatttatttttattttttttattccgatgaaaaatttattaaaaataaattaattatttttttaaatttatttttagaattaattaataatattattttttaatattttttattaaaatattttttaatttaaattcttttatttatttttgtttatttttaaaaggaaaaaatattaattttaatttatttctttaatttttaattaattaataatttttttatatatatttttaatttaatttttattgaaaaaaaatcattaacaaactttccttttatttggtttaaaaacaaaacaaaaaataaataaataacgaatttttgtgagaaaaaaatttgaacgaatttttttacttcaaaatgtCTTGAGCGCCCTCTATTGTTCATTGAAAGAAgctcaaattcatttttttcaaaacaaaaaacgacgGCAaccctatttttaaaaaaaaatattccataacaaaataaaaacattttttttttctaaaaagctattaatgatttattttacatttgactcaaaaataaagaaaaatgtctCTTAACGTTTTctacaacaaaatttatcttcaGCGGCTTTTTCTTACTTGCTCGCTACGCCATACAAAACGCCAAGAACCAATGCCGTGACGGTAAATCCTTGCGCTACAACACGAGTTCGCATCATAATTTGTGACATCTTTCTTCTGCCTTGTCGAAAACTCCACAGTCCGTAGGTCAAAGCGCCCGCTGTCGCAAGACATCCGATCGGCACGAAgggattttgtttgaatttacgCACAAACTTTTGCACTTGCGTTTCGGCTCGTGGCAAGTTATCGATGTCCTTTACCATTTGAACCCATTCGAGATCGCTCTCCGACGGCGGTTGAGACATCCTGAAAGTTATTCCGGGcgaaaattaatcgaaaaattgcgttatttttaatttaactttgttATTACGCGACAAGAGAAAAAGTTGtgtttgtatattttgaaTGGGGAAATGTGTATTGTTGAAACAGCTGATTGGAGTGACGTTCATGAATTGCATTgaagaacaatttttaaaaattttaatcaaaagaaaacgtttaaatatttaaaaaaaatattttttttttataaaattttattaaaaataatttttttatttatttttctttatttttttaaaataaaaattttgccggAGGTATTTgctggtaaattttttttacgtctctcaagaatttttgttttttaaattaagttttttattgatgatagaattttttttaattttaaaaaaataattattttttacgcaatttatttaataatttcaaataattaataatttaaaaaattaattaaataatttaacaataataaataaaaaaataaaattaataaataaaaaaataaaactaataataaaataattaattaattaacaagtaaaaaaattaaaactcacataaaattttaaagaaaataatttcatttaaattttattttaaaaattaatttttaaatttattaatttatttacacattttaatttttttaaaccatataaaaaattatttttcagcttGATCTCAATTTAACatctctaaattattttttttaaatggaaataaacaatttaactcattattttttttatcattcgaaaaaaaataaatttttgacaactgttaaatttcaatacaTTTTCAGTCCagttgtattaaaatattcaccaTGAAAAGtagcaacaaattttttctcttaattttatctttaaatcaaatatttgtgcTTGTTGAAGGCAAATTTAACTATCGCGTATCAAAAATGACCGATTATAAAATTACTTgtcacgaaaattttttcaaatgcaaTTATTGGGTAAATTTCACCAAAAAGGGCGATCCTTActcttatttaataaatttcgaagCTGACGTTATAAAACACGGAATGAAGCATTTAaccgtaaaaaatttaaaaaaatctaaaaaatttaaaattaattcataattttccttagagcaacatgaaaatttttataagtccAGATATAAGAAAAACAGAATATAAGAAAGTTTTGGATATAAATACTGATGTGTGCAAATATCTAAAGAAACGCAATCAAGGAAATTTAATTGCCAGTTATTTTTGGGGATTGCTTGGAAGTTTCGGAAAACTTCCCACAAAATGTCCTATTCcttcagtaaattttaatttttttaattaaaaattttattttatttttttttttttttttttcagcaaaaatattacatttacAATTTGACAGGAAATGAATTTGGTCTCCCAAGTTTTAGCCGCATGTATTCAGGATCAGTTGGAAAAACtgatattttaatggaattctatacttttgtgaaaattaaacaagaaaCTACGTTGgcgatgaaaattattttcgtcgggggaataaatttttaacggaaatttttaattttttttttaacgttcacAGCTCTCTCTGATGGAAACAATTAAAAGtacatttattcaaatttggaaaaaaaacgaaaaaatataaatttttaacaaggaAGTCTcgaattatcaaatttttatcagattttaGACAataagatcaatttttttgcatttcattttGATCGGTCaatatgaaaagtttaaaaatattttttgtatttttaattttttatgttcaaggGTTTcaggtgagattttttattaatttttatttgaatttaattttttattctttttttatttaaattcaaatttttttattaaaatttaattttttttatttttttagtcaatgtTCGTTTCACGCcttgatgaattaaaaatttattgcaatccGAATGTTATAAATTGTACCAAATGGGTAACTTACGTCAAAAAAGACGACCCATTCACGTACTTGATTAATATTGAAGGTGACCTCTTTTTGCCTGGATTAACAAATTTGatggtaaatttatttttttttaatttttcattaaattttattaatttttttcttagaatcaTATAAAAACATTTGTGAGTCCTTTGAAAAAAGGAATGAAGCCCATTCAAACCTTGGACTTGAACACTGACATGTgcaaattttaccaaaagaAAAATCGTGGAAATCCCTTTGTGCATTATTTTCTCACTTTAATGCGTAGATTTGGCAAAATACCAACTAAATGTCCATTACCAacggtaaaattaattttttatgaaaattttaatttttaatattttatttttatttataaaaagggAAGATATTTCGTTCACAATTTGACGACAAATGACTTGGGAGTCCCCAGTTTCAGCGGCGCCATGGGAATGATGGGATCCAGCAATATAATTGTAGAGCTGAattattaccaaaaaattaaaaataaaattctgccaatttttaatgttacttTTATCGGCggatacaaatttatttgaaatttaaacacgtactaaataattttattcaaatctgccaaaaataaaaaaaatgtggaagtgaccaattattttatcattgaaatttttagaggaAATCTCTTCCAAAACCAGTTTTATTTGGGCGATTAACATGAAACAagcttcaaaatgtgcatttttagtcattttatatttttttctgttaccGAAAGTGAttcaagtaattaaaaaaaattttagatataatttttttcaatttaaaaaaaaatatttttagtctaACTTCGTACTTTACCTTGAAAAACTTGATGTTGCTTGCAATCCAAGTAAATTAAGATGTTATTCATGGGTCAattacgataaaaataatgatcctGCTAGCTTTTTGATAAATGTTGAAGTAGATTTTTTGGTTTCAGGAATTACGGCATTGTTGGTAAGAtctataaaaacataaaaaaaataattaattaatttaataaaaaaaaaaataaaataaaataaaattaattaattaaattaaattaaattttattaaatttattaataaaataaaattttaaaactattattaaaaataatttttaggataatttacaaatatttgtgaGTCCAGTTGGAAAACGAAAGCAAACTCCCAAAATGTTAGATTTGAAAACCGATATTTGCAAATTTCTTCAAAGGCGAAATCGTGCAAATATGTTTGTAgattattttgtcaaattgttCAAACGTTTTGGTAAAGTACCAAGTTGTCCAATAATGAaagtaacattaaaaatttaaaataaaaaaaaatattttaataaaaatttattttttttagggaaaatATTACGTTTACAACTTGACAACGAATGACGATGGAGTTCCAAGCTTTGCTGGATCAATGggaattttaggaaaaagcCGTGTTgtcgttaaattaattaattttgccaaaattaaacaaaatatttttccattattgaATGTAACGTTCATTGGAGGTTTCAAGTAATTTCACAATTGgagaatattattaaaaataatattttttttaaatatttcaaaaacaaaaaaaaataaagttttaatttcaatcaattaaaattaattaaaataattattaaaagttaataaaataaataaattttaaatttttgtaaacttttaaaaagacGACGATTAATAAATTGAGATGCTCAAATACCCGATTTGTCAATAAACTgcagttcaaaatttttgtgaataatatttgtaaaaaatatgtgaGAATATTTCATTGGTctaaaaatgactttaaacGTAAAATaggcaacaaacaacaaaatcatTTAAGTTTTCCATCCGAGGAAATCGTTGGTCATTAAAATCCGTTAaccattatttaaaaaaaaagtctttgaaaaacaaatacaTTATAACTTCAACCTTTAACATGAAAACTTCTAAAATTCCTTATCtcgtaattttatattttttcatcttttacaAACCgtttcaggtaatttttttttttaaattttattttttttttaatttttagcaaatttaattatttaagtgTTTTTTCATGACTTACATTGATGAAATTCAAGCAACATTTAATCCAGATATTTTGAAATGCAAATGGTATATAAACTACACAAAACAAAACGATCCTTCAAGTTATTTGGTAAACGTAGAAGTAGAATTGCTTCAATCTGGAATTACTTCTTTTGTggtagatttttattttttatgaaaattaaaattaagctgtataaaaaattttttagaatgttttacaagtttttgtaCATTCTCATGGAAAATCAAACGAGgccaagaaaattttagacctgaaaacagatttttgtagatttttgtcAAGACGAAGTAACGCAAATTTTGTCATCAGTTATGGCGTCAAAATAGccaataattttggaaaacttCCAACAAAGTGTCCAATTGCTCCGGTatgttttttgaaacaaattgaaagatcaggaataaaattttgtgcttTCAGGGAAAGTATTATGTTTACAATTTAACGACAAATAAATTTGGGTTTCCAAATTTCGCTGGAGCAGTAGAAATATTGGGAAAAAGCAAagtcattataaaattttttaactatggCAAAGTAAAGCAAAATACGAATGTTTATTTCGTAAATGGAACAGTAACAGGTGGTTTCGTGTAAAATTCAGGATATTTTTGCgatttgatttataaaaaaatagaaaaagggaaaaaataaagataaacaataaaatatttttttaaacctcaaaACTAATATGAAAATCAAAGCAGAAATATATCATGgaagttttcaattaaattcgaaCGTAATCAAAATCTATTCAGtagttttttgaataataatcttGAATTATAGCATTTATTGTGCAACCACGGATATGAAAGCTtccaatttttacttattaaaatttttatatatttttgaattttttaatccaattcatgtaagaaaatttttattttaattttaatatttttttttattttttttatatttaattaaattaaagccaATTTTTTTGACCTATATTAACAATGTCCAATTATGGTACAATCACGATGTTGGAAATGGTAAATATTGGATAAATTATACGAAAGAAAACGATCCTACAAGTTATTTAGTGAACGCTGAGTTCGAAGTTGTAAAACCTGGAATCACTTCTTTTATtgtaagttttcatttttttagttaaaaaaagtaaatatttaaaaaaaaatcttcagaacattgtaaaagtttttgtacATCCAAATGGAAAACCAAATGAAGCTAAAAAAGTCTTAGACTTGAAAACggatttttgtagatttttttcaaaacgaaGTAGCGGAAACGTGTTTATTAATTATGCTCTCAAATTAGCTACGAGTTTTGGTAAAATACCAACAAAATGTCCAATTCCTctcgtaagatttttttttaattaaataaaaattcttaaaatgaaattttgttttttttttcagggaaAATATTATATCTATAATTTAACAGCTAATAAACATggatttccaaaattttttggatcagTAGGAATTTTGGGAAAAAGTCAAGttattatttacctttttaattatggcaaagtgaaacaaaaaacaaatgtaTTTATTGTCAATG
The sequence above is drawn from the Culicoides brevitarsis isolate CSIRO-B50_1 chromosome 1, AGI_CSIRO_Cbre_v1, whole genome shotgun sequence genome and encodes:
- the LOC134837963 gene encoding HIG1 domain family member 2A, mitochondrial, with the translated sequence MSQPPSESDLEWVQMVKDIDNLPRAETQVQKFVRKFKQNPFVPIGCLATAGALTYGLWSFRQGRRKMSQIMMRTRVVAQGFTVTALVLGVLYGVASK